The nucleotide sequence CCCGTTGACCCACTCGGCGGCGTCGGTGCAGAGGAAGCCGACCACCGGTGCGAtgtcgccggcctccccgagccgcTCCATCGGGTTCGTCTCCGCGGTCCGCCTCACGGTCTCGTCGCTCTTCCCGGCGAAGAACATGTCCGTGGCCGTGGCCCCCGGAGCCACGCAGTTGGCCGTGACGCGCGTGCCCTTGAGCTCTTTGGCCATCGTCCGCACCATCGCCTCCACAGCCGCCTTGGACGCCGTGTAGGCAGAGTACCCAGTCGGGTTCGACCCGACCACGGACGACGTCACGGCCAcgatccggccgccgccgccgcggggcaGCCGGTTGGCGGCCTCGCGGAGGCAGAGGAACACGCCGCGCGCGTTCACCGCGAGCACGCGGTCGAAGTCCGCCGTCGCGGTGTCAGCGAGGGACGGGTACTTGTCGCCGAGCACGCCGGCGTTGGCGACCAGGATGTGCGGCGCCGCGCAGCCGAAGGCCGACTGGGCGGCGTCGAAGAGGGAGCGCACGCCGACCTCCTCGGAAACGTCGGCCCTCACGGCCACGGCCCGCGGGAGCTCCGCGGCGAGCGCGTCGGCCTGGGCCGCGCTGGCCGCGTAGCCCACGACGACGCTCGCGCCGAGGGAGGAGAGGTGGGTCGCGATGGCCCGTCCGATGCCGCGCGACGCGCCGGTCACGATGGCCACGCGTCCGCTGAGCGGCAACGCCACCGGATCCGACaagccggcgacggcggcgacggccgcAGCCGCAGCTGTGTCAGCGGCACCAGACATTGCGATCTTGGTGTCTTGCGATCAGCGCGTGCGTTATCTACTGGTGGTGCGCGCGTGGGCTTCTAGTGTGCGGCGGGCGCGCGCTCCACGTCTCTCGTCGTGAGCTGCACAATGTCTGCATCTATCCATGAATCTTGTGCCATGGGTGGTCCAGAGCACGAGTGGTAACGACCATGCATTGCGTTGCAGAGGAGAGTGTGGAACTCTCGTGATGATTGGGCAaaattttgtgttttgaccctttCCTGAAATTTATTCGAGATCTGATCttagttttaaaaaaaaatcgaaatctgaccctttttgctaccgtcATAGTGTCTGGCGGTAGAGTTGCAC is from Triticum aestivum cultivar Chinese Spring chromosome 1B, IWGSC CS RefSeq v2.1, whole genome shotgun sequence and encodes:
- the LOC123144430 gene encoding NADPH-dependent aldehyde reductase-like protein, chloroplastic codes for the protein MSGAADTAAAAAVAAVAGLSDPVALPLSGRVAIVTGASRGIGRAIATHLSSLGASVVVGYAASAAQADALAAELPRAVAVRADVSEEVGVRSLFDAAQSAFGCAAPHILVANAGVLGDKYPSLADTATADFDRVLAVNARGVFLCLREAANRLPRGGGGRIVAVTSSVVGSNPTGYSAYTASKAAVEAMVRTMAKELKGTRVTANCVAPGATATDMFFAGKSDETVRRTAETNPMERLGEAGDIAPVVGFLCTDAAEWVNGQVIRVNGGYV